The following nucleotide sequence is from Candidatus Krumholzibacteriia bacterium.
CGTGCTGGTGGCCCGCCGCGAGGAGCGTCTGCGCGAGACGGCGCGCGATCTCACCGAACACCACGGCGTCGAGGCCGAGATCGAGACGGCCGACCTCGGCGCGCCCGGCGCGGCGGCCGAACTCTTCGCGCGGCTCACCCAGCGCGGTCGGAGCATCGACGTGCTGGTGAACAACGCGGGCTTTGCCGTGCACGGCGACTTCCTCGGTCAGGACGTCGACCGCGTGAGCGAGATGATCCGCGTGAACGTGATCGCGCTCACCGAACTGACGCATCTGTTCGCGAACTCCATGGCCGAGCGCGGCGGCGGCCACGTGTTGAACGTCGCCTCGATCGCCGGTCTGACGCCGGTGCCCACCTACGCCGCCTACGCCGCGACCAAGGCCTACGTGGTGAGCCTGAGCGAGTCGCTGGCCCACGAACTCGCGCCGCGGAACGTACGCGTGACCGTGGCCATGCCCGGGGTGACGTGGACGGAGTTCTTCGAGGTCAGCGGGCAGAAGACCACGTGGTTCGGCCGGATGACGGGGAAGAAGAGCGCCGACGTCGCGCGCATCGCCGTCGATGCGGCGTTGAAGGGACGCAGCTCGACGATCACCGGC
It contains:
- a CDS encoding SDR family NAD(P)-dependent oxidoreductase; protein product: VLVARREERLRETARDLTEHHGVEAEIETADLGAPGAAAELFARLTQRGRSIDVLVNNAGFAVHGDFLGQDVDRVSEMIRVNVIALTELTHLFANSMAERGGGHVLNVASIAGLTPVPTYAAYAATKAYVVSLSESLAHELAPRNVRVTVAMPGVTWTEFFEVSGQKTTWFGRMTGKKSADVARIAVDAALKGRSSTITGWRNRLTMALSAPVPRHLKAWVTWQLNRND